One window of the Shewanella cyperi genome contains the following:
- a CDS encoding peptidylprolyl isomerase, with the protein MVQATARHLLVDTEEQCQALKQQILEGADFAELAKRHSSCPSGAQGGDLGSFGPGMMVREFDEVVFSAPLNQVQGPVKTQFGYHLLEVTSRG; encoded by the coding sequence ATGGTTCAAGCCACTGCCAGACACTTGTTGGTCGATACCGAGGAGCAGTGCCAGGCACTGAAACAACAAATCCTCGAAGGGGCTGATTTCGCCGAACTGGCCAAACGCCACTCCTCCTGTCCATCCGGGGCTCAAGGGGGCGATTTGGGTTCCTTCGGGCCGGGCATGATGGTCCGCGAGTTCGATGAAGTGGTGTTCAGTGCCCCACTGAATCAGGTTCAGGGACCGGTCAAAACCCAGTTTGGTTACCACTTGCTGGAAGTGACCAGCAGAGGGTAA
- a CDS encoding GNAT family N-acetyltransferase, protein MGEDKVEVELYTDRLRLRNLRETDKPDFIRLHLDESVNRLVRDIEPLAVIEEKFNQRHLPWYYESGLWLTLVIETLDGRFVGYTGFHCEDGVSKRAEVGYLLAPEAQGQGFATEATRAVIDWGRNVYGVHKFIAWCAADNLGSRRVLEKCGFQLEGLLKQHTLIGGQWHDDCIYGLLA, encoded by the coding sequence ATGGGAGAAGACAAAGTGGAAGTGGAACTCTATACCGACAGGTTGAGGTTGCGTAATCTCAGGGAGACAGACAAGCCCGACTTTATCCGATTGCATCTCGATGAGTCGGTAAACCGCTTGGTGCGCGACATTGAACCCCTGGCCGTGATTGAGGAAAAATTCAATCAAAGGCACTTACCCTGGTACTACGAATCGGGACTTTGGCTGACCTTGGTGATAGAGACCCTGGATGGCCGGTTTGTCGGTTACACGGGCTTCCATTGCGAAGATGGCGTATCAAAGCGTGCCGAAGTGGGCTATTTATTGGCACCGGAAGCCCAGGGCCAAGGGTTTGCCACCGAAGCAACCCGGGCCGTGATTGACTGGGGCCGCAATGTGTACGGGGTACACAAATTTATCGCCTGGTGTGCCGCAGATAACCTTGGTTCCAGAAGAGTGTTGGAAAAGTGTGGTTTTCAGCTGGAAGGGTTACTGAAGCAACATACGCTTATCGGGGGCCAATGGCATGATGACTGTATTTACGGCCTGTTGGCCTGA
- a CDS encoding RNA-binding S4 domain-containing protein, giving the protein MSESIQTLSLHAGDDYIELYKVLKAQGMCSDGGLAKHVIAEGLVSVNGEVETRKRKKLLPGDVVSFQGQTVQIVAA; this is encoded by the coding sequence GTGAGCGAATCAATCCAAACCTTGTCCCTGCATGCCGGGGATGACTATATTGAACTGTATAAGGTATTGAAAGCACAGGGCATGTGCAGTGATGGTGGCCTGGCAAAGCACGTGATAGCCGAGGGTTTGGTCAGCGTCAATGGCGAGGTGGAAACCCGCAAACGTAAAAAACTGCTGCCCGGTGATGTGGTCAGTTTCCAGGGACAAACAGTGCAAATCGTTGCTGCGTAA
- a CDS encoding ribonuclease E inhibitor RraB translates to MQFPDDDNGQMLAAMQEAGIDLSQPLEVDFFLVFDDQRDAESALEDLSQSEAQGELELNFSDELEKWELIVTINMVPEYDALVAKETELNTFAAEYDGMTDGWGVMQHQEGDDEFMDDEDDDHECGDHCHH, encoded by the coding sequence ATGCAATTTCCGGATGATGATAACGGTCAAATGTTGGCAGCCATGCAAGAGGCCGGCATAGATTTAAGCCAGCCCCTTGAAGTGGATTTTTTTCTGGTATTTGATGATCAGCGCGATGCCGAATCGGCATTGGAAGATTTGAGCCAGTCTGAGGCACAGGGTGAGCTGGAGCTGAATTTCAGCGATGAGCTGGAAAAGTGGGAACTGATAGTCACCATCAATATGGTGCCTGAATACGATGCTTTGGTTGCCAAGGAAACCGAGCTCAACACATTTGCCGCTGAATATGATGGCATGACCGACGGTTGGGGTGTGATGCAGCATCAGGAAGGTGATGACGAATTCATGGATGATGAGGATGACGACCACGAATGTGGCGACCATTGCCATCACTGA
- a CDS encoding TSUP family transporter has product MDFQLTLEMAALLVAAATLAGFIDAIAGGGGLLTIPALMWAGLPPTAALATNKLQACGGSFFASLYFVRKGMVDLAALKMSILAAFVGSACGTIAVQLIDAGILARVLPFLMLAIGAYFLFSKKISEEDRHQVLTPALFAMTAALGVGFYDGFFGPGTGSFFALAFVSLAGFGLAKATAHAKVLNFATNIASLLCFALGGKVVWMLGLMMLGGQALGASLGSRLVVTKGTRIIKPLVVCMSVAMSIKLLASQYQWSF; this is encoded by the coding sequence ATGGATTTTCAACTGACCCTGGAAATGGCCGCTTTACTGGTGGCGGCGGCAACCCTGGCCGGTTTTATCGATGCCATCGCCGGCGGTGGCGGACTGTTGACCATACCGGCGTTGATGTGGGCCGGATTGCCGCCAACAGCGGCGCTGGCGACCAATAAACTGCAGGCCTGTGGTGGCAGCTTTTTCGCCAGTCTGTATTTTGTCCGTAAGGGTATGGTGGATCTCGCTGCACTTAAAATGTCCATTTTGGCGGCCTTTGTCGGTTCCGCATGTGGCACCATAGCAGTGCAACTGATAGATGCAGGCATTCTGGCGCGGGTGTTGCCGTTTCTTATGTTGGCCATAGGTGCTTACTTTCTGTTTTCAAAAAAGATCTCAGAAGAGGACCGTCATCAAGTGCTGACACCGGCGCTGTTTGCCATGACCGCAGCACTTGGGGTAGGGTTCTACGATGGCTTCTTTGGGCCCGGCACCGGCAGCTTCTTTGCACTGGCATTTGTGTCCCTGGCCGGTTTTGGCCTGGCCAAGGCCACCGCTCACGCCAAGGTGCTTAATTTTGCCACCAACATTGCCTCGCTGTTGTGCTTTGCGCTCGGTGGCAAGGTGGTGTGGATGCTGGGATTGATGATGCTCGGTGGCCAGGCCCTGGGAGCCTCTCTGGGATCGAGACTGGTTGTCACCAAGGGGACCCGCATTATCAAGCCATTGGTGGTGTGTATGTCGGTTGCCATGAGCATCAAGTTGTTGGCCAGCCAATACCAGTGGAGTTTCTGA
- a CDS encoding exonuclease SbcCD subunit D, whose product MKFIHTSDWHIGRQLHNESLLDEQALMLQQIASLAAEHGVDALVVAGDIYDRAIPPANAVALLNRFLDTLLLELKIPVIMIAGNHDSHERLGFGARQMSGSGLHICGPLERHIKPVRIESDSGAALFYPIPYAEPAMVRQLFEVELSSHQDAMALLLDEVLGQDGDGLPKVVVAHCFLDGGSGSDSERPLSIGGADRIDPMLFSAFDYAALGHLHGPQFKGAPHVRYSGSPLKYSFSEQHQNKSVTLVGLQAGQPAVIELLPLTPRRDVRIIEGYLQQLLEQAPTDPGREDYLMVRLLDTQALLDPMGKLRSHYPNVLHLERTGLMARQASGDVERDRVQKGELEMFSDFFGQVQGEPMSDAQRQLMTELIEALHREESR is encoded by the coding sequence ATGAAATTTATCCATACCTCAGATTGGCATATTGGCCGGCAACTCCATAATGAATCGCTGCTTGATGAACAAGCATTGATGCTGCAGCAGATTGCCTCACTGGCCGCTGAGCACGGGGTGGATGCCCTGGTGGTGGCAGGTGACATCTACGACAGGGCCATTCCGCCTGCCAATGCCGTGGCCCTGCTCAACCGCTTTCTCGACACCCTGCTGCTGGAGCTCAAAATACCCGTCATCATGATCGCCGGAAACCATGACAGCCACGAGCGTCTTGGTTTCGGCGCCAGGCAGATGAGTGGCAGCGGACTGCACATTTGTGGGCCGCTGGAGCGTCATATCAAGCCCGTCAGAATAGAAAGTGATTCCGGCGCCGCCCTGTTTTATCCCATTCCCTATGCCGAACCCGCCATGGTGCGCCAGTTGTTTGAGGTTGAGCTCAGCAGCCATCAAGACGCCATGGCCCTGCTGCTCGATGAGGTGCTGGGGCAAGACGGCGACGGACTGCCCAAGGTTGTGGTGGCCCACTGTTTCCTCGATGGTGGCAGCGGCTCAGACTCAGAGCGACCGCTCAGCATAGGCGGGGCCGATCGTATCGACCCAATGCTGTTCAGTGCTTTTGATTACGCCGCCCTGGGACATTTGCACGGGCCACAATTTAAAGGCGCCCCCCATGTGCGCTATTCGGGCTCACCGCTTAAATACTCCTTCAGCGAGCAGCACCAGAACAAGTCCGTGACCCTGGTGGGATTGCAAGCGGGGCAACCTGCTGTCATTGAGCTGTTGCCGCTGACTCCCAGACGCGATGTGCGCATTATTGAAGGTTATTTGCAACAGTTGCTGGAACAGGCACCAACCGATCCCGGCCGTGAAGACTATCTCATGGTGCGCCTGCTTGATACCCAGGCGCTGCTTGATCCCATGGGCAAACTCAGAAGTCATTATCCCAATGTGCTGCACCTTGAACGCACCGGACTGATGGCCAGGCAGGCCAGTGGTGACGTGGAGCGGGATAGGGTGCAAAAGGGCGAACTGGAGATGTTCAGCGACTTTTTCGGCCAGGTCCAGGGCGAGCCCATGAGTGATGCGCAGCGGCAGCTGATGACCGAACTTATTGAAGCGCTCCACCGGGAGGAAAGTCGATGA
- a CDS encoding AAA family ATPase → MRPLTLELCAFGPFADRQTIDFSVLGSNPLFLINGPTGAGKTSILDAICFALYGKTTGNEREASQMRCDTADDGLLTEVSFEFELGDRRYLVRRIPEQLRAKSRGDGSTVQKAEAELCRIHTDGRREVLVASKVSDATSLIEELTGLDVDQFRQVMVLPQGKFRELLLADSKEREKIFSQLFQTHVYRRIEERLKQQALDIKGQKRDLDSRRSGILQTVGLESQNELDAAIVALTPELAQAKLVRDNTASAMAEATRSFDQAQALAQEFAQLSLLGQQLTIVEAGREQLTAKETQLTLARQAEKLMPLKRQLLQRQQENQEAAQQQQSALEARALAEQALVRANEAASRLPEVDAQKQTLLAEQQQLQDWQPRMAALEDIEGQLAQAGSQLESARGQQQQGLQELARLEASRQAMLESVSPLEAKASLQVELTEQLARQDVILERVRQLDALAGQQQTLHRQLGDLEKQGLESKAAKEQTENQRKTLELAWHTGQAAMLANELKQGSPCPVCGSCSHPSPAQTEVQLPSQQELESARLLEQHALQQYQETRSNYGHTKSRLKELEQQFRQLSEQLGEAAAQGLAAHEQHLQSLRQALADASSASESLHKLRGDIAKAEQAWHTQRQTTEQLARQAEEANQRFIQLTENRKATLAAMPKALAELEHPRALSGRLEAIDTLLMSIATEQQGLLLARDQASNELARAKGAVQDTAQQSQRAASRLAEADAEFSRALQSSGFADTAALEGAWRSEAQQQSLEQEIQDWHRQRHSLREQLAAQQRKLQERQAPDLDALTAQKSAADARFQQSDEQWLRLNGRMQELGNAARQLQQEADSARALDAQYALVGTLADVANGNSQSKLSLQRFVLSVLLDDVLREASQRLQLMSKGRYRLLRKEDRAKGNKASGLELEVEDAYSGKVRAVATLSGGESFMAALSLALGLSDVVQAYAGGIKLDTLFIDEGFGSLDQESLEMAIRTLMDLQASGRMIGVISHVSEMKEQLQTRIDVLKSAAGSEIRLHLP, encoded by the coding sequence ATGAGACCCCTGACACTTGAACTGTGCGCCTTTGGCCCCTTTGCTGACAGGCAAACTATCGACTTCAGCGTCCTCGGCAGTAACCCGCTGTTTCTGATCAACGGGCCCACGGGGGCTGGGAAAACCAGCATCCTGGATGCCATCTGTTTTGCACTCTACGGCAAGACCACGGGAAACGAACGTGAAGCCAGCCAGATGCGTTGCGATACCGCCGATGATGGTCTGCTGACCGAGGTCAGCTTTGAGTTTGAACTGGGCGACAGACGTTATTTGGTGCGCCGGATCCCGGAGCAGTTGCGGGCCAAAAGTCGCGGCGATGGCAGCACGGTGCAAAAGGCCGAGGCAGAACTATGCCGTATCCATACTGACGGACGCCGAGAGGTGCTGGTGGCCAGCAAGGTCAGCGATGCCACCAGTCTGATTGAGGAACTGACCGGGCTGGATGTGGACCAGTTCCGCCAGGTCATGGTCTTGCCCCAGGGTAAGTTTCGTGAGTTGTTGCTGGCCGACTCCAAGGAGCGGGAAAAGATTTTCAGCCAACTGTTCCAGACCCATGTGTATCGCCGTATTGAAGAGCGTCTGAAGCAGCAGGCGTTGGACATCAAGGGGCAAAAGCGGGATTTGGATTCGCGTCGCAGCGGCATACTGCAAACCGTGGGCCTTGAAAGTCAGAACGAACTGGATGCAGCCATTGTCGCCTTGACGCCCGAGCTGGCACAGGCAAAGCTGGTGCGGGACAACACAGCTTCGGCCATGGCCGAAGCGACCAGGTCATTCGACCAGGCCCAGGCCTTGGCTCAGGAATTTGCCCAGCTTAGCCTTTTGGGGCAGCAACTGACCATTGTAGAAGCTGGCCGCGAGCAGCTAACGGCCAAAGAAACGCAACTGACCCTGGCACGCCAGGCCGAAAAATTGATGCCGCTCAAGCGTCAGTTGCTGCAGCGGCAGCAGGAAAATCAGGAAGCCGCGCAGCAACAGCAAAGTGCGCTTGAAGCACGGGCTTTGGCCGAGCAAGCACTGGTGCGCGCGAACGAGGCGGCCTCCAGGCTGCCCGAAGTGGATGCACAAAAACAAACACTGCTGGCGGAACAGCAGCAGTTGCAGGATTGGCAACCGAGAATGGCCGCCCTTGAGGACATAGAGGGGCAGTTGGCGCAGGCCGGTAGCCAACTGGAGTCGGCCCGCGGGCAGCAACAACAGGGGCTGCAAGAGCTGGCACGCTTGGAAGCGTCCCGACAAGCCATGCTTGAGTCCGTGAGCCCATTGGAGGCCAAGGCGAGCTTACAGGTGGAATTGACCGAACAGTTGGCGCGCCAGGACGTGATTCTGGAGCGGGTCCGGCAATTGGACGCTCTGGCGGGCCAGCAACAGACGCTCCATCGGCAACTCGGCGATCTCGAAAAACAGGGCCTGGAATCCAAGGCCGCCAAAGAACAGACCGAAAATCAGCGCAAAACCCTTGAGCTTGCCTGGCATACAGGTCAGGCCGCCATGTTGGCAAATGAACTCAAGCAAGGCAGTCCATGCCCGGTTTGTGGCAGCTGTAGCCACCCAAGCCCCGCGCAAACCGAGGTGCAACTGCCATCTCAGCAAGAGTTGGAGTCGGCCAGGCTGTTGGAGCAACATGCTCTGCAGCAATACCAGGAAACCCGCAGCAATTATGGCCACACCAAGTCCCGCTTAAAGGAGCTGGAACAGCAATTCAGGCAGTTGAGTGAACAGTTGGGGGAAGCCGCGGCCCAAGGCCTCGCCGCCCATGAACAGCATTTGCAATCGCTCAGGCAAGCCCTTGCCGATGCCAGCTCAGCCAGCGAGTCTCTACATAAACTCAGGGGCGATATTGCAAAGGCGGAGCAAGCCTGGCATACCCAGCGGCAGACAACCGAGCAGCTCGCCCGGCAGGCGGAAGAGGCCAATCAGCGGTTCATCCAACTTACTGAAAACAGGAAGGCAACCCTGGCGGCCATGCCCAAGGCACTTGCCGAACTGGAGCATCCCCGAGCCCTCAGCGGCCGGTTGGAGGCAATCGATACCTTGTTGATGTCCATTGCCACTGAGCAGCAAGGCTTGTTGCTGGCTCGTGACCAGGCTTCCAATGAGTTGGCGCGGGCAAAAGGTGCGGTTCAGGATACGGCGCAGCAATCTCAACGTGCCGCAAGCCGCCTGGCAGAGGCCGATGCTGAGTTTTCCCGGGCGCTGCAATCCTCCGGTTTTGCCGATACAGCTGCCCTTGAGGGCGCATGGCGCAGTGAGGCACAGCAACAGTCTCTTGAGCAGGAAATTCAGGACTGGCACAGGCAAAGGCACAGTCTCAGGGAACAGTTGGCGGCCCAGCAACGTAAATTGCAGGAGCGGCAAGCACCGGATCTGGATGCCCTGACGGCCCAAAAATCGGCTGCCGACGCTCGCTTTCAGCAATCCGATGAGCAATGGCTGCGGCTCAATGGGCGCATGCAGGAGCTCGGCAATGCCGCCAGACAATTGCAGCAGGAAGCGGACAGCGCCAGGGCACTCGACGCGCAATATGCCCTGGTGGGAACCCTGGCCGATGTGGCCAACGGCAACAGCCAGAGCAAACTCAGTCTGCAACGCTTTGTCTTGAGCGTGCTGCTCGATGATGTGCTGCGAGAGGCCAGTCAGCGCCTGCAACTGATGAGTAAGGGCCGGTACCGTTTGCTGCGCAAGGAAGACAGGGCCAAGGGAAACAAGGCGTCGGGACTGGAGCTGGAAGTGGAAGACGCCTACAGCGGCAAGGTGAGGGCGGTGGCAACCCTCAGTGGCGGCGAAAGCTTTATGGCGGCGTTGTCTCTGGCGCTGGGCTTGTCCGATGTGGTTCAGGCCTACGCCGGGGGGATAAAACTCGACACCCTGTTTATCGACGAAGGTTTCGGCAGTCTGGATCAGGAGTCGCTGGAGATGGCTATTCGGACCCTGATGGATCTGCAGGCCAGCGGTCGTATGATTGGCGTCATTTCCCACGTGTCGGAAATGAAGGAGCAGTTGCAGACCCGTATTGATGTGCTCAAGTCCGCCGCCGGCAGTGAAATTAGACTGCATCTGCCCTAG
- a CDS encoding peptidoglycan DD-metalloendopeptidase family protein encodes MQTEFAIKNNLLLERLVALPPLHKRLMLALSLLMGVALLSPVGPTQVSGRIPVHLDIESLVPDISSAPLPAQTLDHTPAFARTIVSGDTLSGLFSKAGIDQQTMYKVLEADLNILALDTLMPGNRISFWTDEQGQLQKLQLWFNAARQVVFNRYEDGSFSVDEVEIEGDWQQRIVSGEIHGSFYVSAQRMGLGAAEIQKVETLLKEKLNFARDLRAGDSFSVLLNDQFVEGESTGNSQILGISIDSGRSHITAFQHSDGNFYDQQGQSLARAFQRIPLTKQYKLTSHYNPKRKNPVTGHVAPHNGTDYATPIGTKVVAPGDGVVVMVTDHQFAGKYIVIEHGNKYRTRYLHLSKALVHKGQRVSRGQVIALSGNTGRSTGPHLHYEFHVNGKPVDPMKANIPMASQLSAKELAQFSSLVRERQALMRLG; translated from the coding sequence TTGCAGACAGAATTTGCTATAAAAAACAATTTGCTGCTCGAACGTCTTGTTGCTTTGCCGCCACTGCACAAGCGTTTGATGCTGGCTTTGAGCCTGTTGATGGGCGTGGCGCTGCTGTCCCCGGTAGGCCCGACCCAGGTCAGTGGCCGTATTCCCGTGCATTTGGATATCGAATCTCTGGTACCTGATATCTCCAGCGCGCCCTTGCCGGCGCAGACATTGGACCATACCCCTGCGTTTGCACGTACCATAGTCTCGGGTGACACCCTCAGCGGTCTGTTTTCCAAGGCGGGTATCGATCAGCAAACCATGTACAAGGTGCTGGAGGCCGATCTTAACATTCTGGCCTTGGATACCCTGATGCCGGGCAACCGCATCAGTTTCTGGACCGACGAACAGGGCCAGCTGCAAAAGCTGCAACTCTGGTTTAACGCCGCCCGTCAGGTGGTGTTCAATCGATACGAAGACGGCAGTTTCAGTGTCGATGAAGTCGAGATTGAGGGTGACTGGCAACAGCGCATTGTCAGCGGTGAAATCCACGGCTCTTTTTATGTATCGGCCCAGCGTATGGGACTGGGTGCAGCCGAGATCCAGAAAGTGGAAACCCTGCTGAAGGAGAAGCTCAATTTTGCCCGGGACCTGCGTGCCGGTGATAGCTTTTCCGTACTGCTCAATGATCAATTCGTGGAAGGCGAATCCACAGGTAACAGCCAAATCCTCGGGATCAGCATCGACAGTGGTCGCAGTCATATCACAGCGTTCCAGCATTCCGATGGCAACTTCTACGACCAGCAGGGTCAGAGCCTGGCCAGGGCCTTCCAGCGCATTCCGCTGACAAAGCAGTACAAACTGACTTCGCACTACAATCCGAAACGTAAGAATCCGGTCACCGGCCATGTAGCGCCACACAACGGTACCGATTATGCGACGCCCATAGGCACCAAGGTGGTGGCACCGGGGGATGGTGTGGTCGTGATGGTGACAGATCACCAGTTTGCCGGGAAATACATAGTCATAGAGCACGGTAACAAGTACCGCACCCGTTATCTGCATCTGTCAAAGGCGCTGGTGCACAAGGGACAACGCGTCAGCCGTGGCCAGGTGATAGCGCTGTCCGGCAATACCGGCCGTTCAACCGGGCCACACCTGCACTATGAATTCCACGTCAACGGCAAACCGGTTGACCCCATGAAAGCCAATATTCCCATGGCCAGCCAACTGAGCGCCAAAGAGCTGGCCCAGTTCAGTTCTCTGGTGCGGGAGCGGCAGGCATTGATGCGTTTGGGATAA
- a CDS encoding M48 metallopeptidase family protein, protein MQSLPYLAHYSDSIRRQVSDLLADNKLGQVLGRRYSAEHEIRSDKALYDYTQALKSRFMKKSPPIARICFDDKLTLKHQALGLHSFVSRVQGQKLKAKHEIRIAGRLKQAPEPLLRMVVVHELAHLREKEHNKAFYQLCCHMEPDYHQLEFDLRLLLTAIDANQSPF, encoded by the coding sequence ATGCAATCCCTGCCCTATCTAGCCCATTACAGCGACAGTATTCGCCGGCAAGTATCAGACTTGCTGGCGGATAATAAACTGGGTCAGGTATTGGGCCGTCGCTACAGTGCCGAACACGAGATCCGCAGCGATAAGGCACTGTACGATTACACCCAGGCGCTGAAAAGCCGCTTTATGAAAAAGTCCCCCCCCATAGCCCGGATCTGCTTCGACGATAAGCTCACCCTCAAACATCAGGCCCTGGGTCTGCACAGTTTCGTGTCCCGGGTTCAAGGGCAAAAGCTCAAGGCCAAACATGAGATCCGTATTGCCGGGCGCCTCAAGCAGGCACCGGAGCCCTTGCTGCGCATGGTGGTGGTGCACGAACTGGCGCACCTCAGGGAAAAAGAGCACAACAAGGCCTTTTACCAGCTCTGCTGCCACATGGAGCCGGACTATCATCAATTGGAATTCGATCTCAGGCTGCTGCTGACCGCCATCGACGCCAACCAATCACCTTTTTAA
- a CDS encoding DUF3010 family protein produces MKVCGVELKGSEAIISLLSNEGDTFNVPECRKQSFTVSASETQEAISEFHFAFKKLMEDYKVEHLVIISREQKGKLAGSATSFKLEAAIQLAGLPVTLLSPVSIKEQLKRNPPQVDYDALDLKRFQLPAFEAAYAYINGRIYGKL; encoded by the coding sequence ATGAAAGTATGTGGCGTTGAACTCAAGGGCAGCGAAGCCATTATCAGTCTGCTGAGTAATGAAGGTGATACCTTCAATGTACCGGAGTGCCGCAAACAGTCCTTCACTGTCTCGGCATCCGAAACCCAGGAGGCCATCAGTGAGTTCCATTTTGCCTTCAAAAAGCTGATGGAAGACTACAAGGTGGAACACCTGGTCATCATCAGTCGCGAGCAAAAAGGCAAGCTGGCAGGCAGTGCCACCAGCTTTAAGCTTGAGGCCGCCATTCAGCTGGCTGGATTACCCGTGACCCTGTTGTCTCCTGTCAGCATCAAGGAACAGCTCAAGCGCAACCCGCCCCAGGTGGATTACGATGCGCTGGATCTGAAACGCTTCCAACTGCCGGCGTTCGAGGCCGCCTACGCCTACATTAACGGCCGCATCTACGGCAAGCTCTGA
- a CDS encoding DEAD/DEAH box helicase, translating into MQFSDFSLDKRLLQSLKHMGIETPTAVQAGALPIALAGKDLMASSKTGSGKTLAFLLPALQRVIATRALSKKDPRVLILLPTRELANQVYAQLRLLVANTQYRAASILGGENFNDQAKALAKEPHFIVATPGRIADHLAQRHLFLNGLELLILDEADRMLDLGFAPQLRAIHAAADHRRRQTLMFSATLDHNEIHALAAELLNNPEHLAIDAVHSGHKDISEQIFLADHLDHKEALLLKLLESHPHKQAIIFTATRSDTERLSQLLQSKDIKAAALSGELRQNQRNQIMDQFSRGQQQVLVTTDLASRGLDLLNVSLVINFDMPKFAEEYVHRIGRTGRAGNQGDAISLVGPKDWDNFLAVQKLLRREFDFSTLEGLEPKFKGLAPKKPSRSKPAATAKPKSKRPAKTNAPKTAPKRDKRFISGVDVGDAPMVKRKTPAA; encoded by the coding sequence TTGCAATTTAGTGATTTTTCCCTCGACAAGCGTCTGCTGCAGAGCCTGAAACACATGGGGATAGAAACCCCCACAGCCGTCCAGGCCGGGGCCTTGCCCATCGCCCTCGCCGGCAAAGACTTGATGGCCTCATCCAAGACGGGTTCGGGGAAAACCCTGGCATTTTTGCTGCCGGCGTTGCAAAGGGTCATAGCGACCCGGGCACTGAGCAAGAAAGATCCGCGGGTGTTGATCCTGCTGCCGACCAGGGAACTGGCCAATCAGGTTTATGCCCAACTCAGGCTCTTGGTGGCCAATACCCAGTACCGGGCTGCCAGCATTCTGGGTGGGGAAAACTTCAACGATCAGGCCAAGGCACTGGCAAAGGAACCGCATTTTATAGTCGCCACCCCCGGACGCATTGCCGATCATCTGGCCCAGCGTCATCTGTTTCTCAATGGTCTGGAGCTGCTGATCCTGGATGAAGCAGACCGTATGTTGGATCTTGGCTTTGCACCCCAGCTCAGGGCCATCCATGCCGCCGCTGACCACAGACGGCGTCAAACCCTGATGTTTTCCGCCACCCTGGATCACAACGAGATCCATGCGCTGGCGGCCGAATTGCTCAACAATCCCGAGCATCTGGCCATAGATGCGGTCCACAGTGGTCACAAGGATATCAGTGAGCAGATTTTCCTTGCCGATCACCTTGACCACAAGGAAGCCCTGCTGCTTAAGCTGCTCGAGAGCCATCCCCATAAGCAGGCCATCATCTTTACCGCCACCCGCAGTGATACCGAGCGCCTGTCACAGCTGTTGCAGTCCAAGGACATCAAGGCTGCGGCCCTGTCCGGTGAGTTGCGCCAAAACCAGCGCAACCAGATCATGGATCAGTTCAGCCGCGGTCAGCAGCAGGTGCTGGTGACCACAGATCTGGCTTCCCGCGGTCTGGATCTGCTCAATGTGTCCCTGGTGATTAACTTCGACATGCCCAAGTTTGCCGAAGAATATGTGCATCGCATCGGCCGCACCGGTCGTGCCGGTAACCAGGGCGATGCGATTTCCCTGGTGGGCCCCAAGGATTGGGACAATTTCCTGGCGGTACAAAAACTGCTGCGCCGTGAATTTGATTTCAGCACCCTGGAGGGACTGGAGCCCAAGTTCAAGGGATTGGCGCCGAAAAAGCCGTCCCGCAGCAAGCCGGCTGCAACGGCCAAACCCAAAAGCAAACGTCCAGCCAAGACCAACGCGCCAAAAACCGCGCCCAAGCGGGACAAACGCTTTATTTCCGGCGTGGATGTGGGTGATGCGCCCATGGTCAAACGCAAAACACCGGCAGCCTGA